The following coding sequences are from one Paenibacillus sp. FSL R5-0912 window:
- a CDS encoding class I SAM-dependent rRNA methyltransferase: MASVILERNRKKRLEQGHPWVYASEVASVDGEPLAGGIVDVLNHQGRYLATGYYNPASQIRVRILSQSKLAAMDTAFFAGRFATALQHRERFLPGADAYRLVYGEADFLPGLIIDRFGEVLVVQLLTLAMDQHRSEIVEALVQVMAPRGIYERSDVSVRELEGLEQTTGVLYGECPRHITVSENGLKVIVDIEEGQKTGYFFDQRENRASIAPLMKGWGGRSGITLQEVAAQDGTLQMLPVNKSGKPVTFPFWDGATVLECFAHTGSFTLHACKYGAKKVTCLDVSAHAIESAKANVEINGFSDRVEFVVDDAFAFLRNQVKGLEERSERATGPAAESKPGAKPAAKADTAKPMTAGGGRTWDVVILDPPAFAKTKSAVAGAVRGYKDINLHGMKLVNEGGYLVTASCSYHMQPQLFLETIQEAAKDAGKVLRLIEWRAAGKDHPQILGVDEGHYLKFAIFEVRSK; encoded by the coding sequence TTGGCATCGGTAATTCTGGAACGAAACCGTAAGAAAAGACTGGAACAGGGACATCCGTGGGTCTACGCCAGCGAAGTGGCCTCGGTAGACGGAGAGCCGCTGGCAGGGGGAATTGTGGATGTGCTGAATCACCAGGGCCGTTATCTGGCCACGGGTTATTACAATCCGGCCTCGCAGATCCGGGTAAGAATTCTGTCGCAGAGTAAGCTTGCAGCGATGGATACTGCATTTTTTGCCGGCCGGTTCGCAACCGCCCTGCAGCACAGGGAGCGTTTCCTGCCGGGTGCGGATGCTTACCGCCTGGTGTATGGGGAAGCGGATTTCCTGCCGGGGCTGATCATCGACCGCTTCGGGGAGGTTCTCGTCGTGCAGCTCCTGACCCTGGCCATGGATCAGCACCGCTCCGAGATCGTGGAAGCGCTGGTGCAGGTAATGGCTCCGCGCGGCATTTATGAGCGCAGTGATGTCAGCGTCCGCGAACTGGAAGGCCTTGAACAGACCACAGGCGTACTCTACGGGGAATGCCCGCGCCACATCACGGTGAGCGAGAATGGACTGAAGGTCATTGTCGATATTGAAGAAGGCCAGAAGACAGGTTATTTCTTCGATCAGCGGGAGAATCGAGCTTCCATCGCTCCGCTCATGAAGGGCTGGGGCGGGCGCAGCGGAATTACGCTGCAGGAGGTAGCGGCACAGGACGGTACGCTCCAGATGCTGCCGGTCAATAAAAGCGGCAAGCCGGTCACCTTCCCATTCTGGGACGGCGCAACCGTGCTGGAATGCTTCGCGCATACCGGCAGCTTCACCCTGCATGCCTGCAAATACGGCGCCAAGAAGGTAACCTGCCTCGATGTGTCCGCGCATGCGATTGAAAGTGCAAAAGCCAATGTGGAGATCAACGGATTCAGCGACCGGGTGGAATTTGTAGTGGATGATGCGTTTGCGTTCCTGCGCAATCAGGTTAAGGGGCTGGAAGAACGCTCCGAGCGGGCGACAGGCCCGGCGGCAGAGAGCAAACCCGGCGCTAAACCGGCTGCCAAGGCGGATACCGCGAAGCCGATGACGGCAGGCGGCGGACGCACGTGGGATGTGGTTATTCTTGATCCGCCCGCTTTTGCCAAAACCAAAAGTGCTGTAGCAGGCGCCGTCCGCGGCTACAAGGATATCAATCTGCACGGCATGAAGCTGGTTAACGAAGGCGGATATCTGGTTACGGCCAGCTGCTCGTACCATATGCAGCCGCAGCTGTTCCTGGAGACCATTCAGGAAGCGGCCAAGGATGCCGGCAAAGTGCTCCGGCTGATCGAGTGGCGGGCCGCAGGCAAGGATCACCCGCAGATCCTCGGCGTGGACGAAGGGCATTATCTGAAGTTTGCCATCTTCGAAGTGCGCAGCAAATAA